In a genomic window of Roseimicrobium gellanilyticum:
- a CDS encoding sugar kinase, with product MSQSASASFDLLALGEVLLRLDPGESRVRTSRQFTAWEGGGEYNVARGLRRCFGLRTGVLTAFADNEIGRLLEDLILQGGVDTTHVKWVAYDGIGRKVRNPINFTERGFGIRGAKGCVDRGHSAASQLKPGDYDWDALFANSGCKWLHTGGIFAGLSDTTAQLTIEACQAAKRHGVTVSYDLNYRPSLWQDKGGFPAAQALNHKLAPYIDVIFGVLTDNEPAAISGNDDPQDIFAAQSAALMEGIKQMRERYPNIKVAAATLRRVHTASRNDWGSLAWMGNAFYRSRDYANLDIYDRIGGGDGFVAGLIYGMLQGKEHQLTLDIAAAHGALAMSTPGDTSMATLPEVLKLAQGGDAKVQR from the coding sequence ATGTCCCAGTCTGCTTCCGCTTCCTTTGATCTCCTCGCCCTTGGTGAAGTCCTGCTGCGCCTTGATCCAGGCGAGTCGAGGGTGCGCACGTCGCGCCAGTTCACGGCTTGGGAAGGCGGCGGCGAGTACAATGTGGCGCGCGGATTGCGGCGCTGCTTTGGCCTCCGCACGGGGGTGCTGACGGCGTTTGCAGACAATGAAATCGGCCGTCTGCTGGAGGACCTCATCCTGCAGGGCGGTGTGGACACCACCCATGTGAAGTGGGTGGCGTATGACGGCATCGGACGGAAGGTGCGCAATCCCATCAACTTCACGGAGCGCGGCTTCGGCATTCGCGGAGCCAAGGGATGCGTGGACCGCGGTCACAGCGCGGCATCGCAGCTCAAGCCCGGCGACTATGACTGGGATGCCCTTTTCGCAAACTCCGGCTGCAAATGGCTGCACACGGGCGGCATCTTCGCCGGACTCTCGGACACGACCGCGCAGCTCACCATCGAAGCCTGCCAGGCAGCGAAACGCCACGGAGTGACGGTCAGCTATGACCTGAACTACCGTCCCTCCCTCTGGCAGGACAAAGGTGGCTTCCCCGCGGCGCAGGCACTGAACCACAAACTGGCGCCGTACATCGACGTCATTTTCGGCGTGCTCACGGACAACGAACCTGCGGCCATCAGCGGCAATGACGATCCACAGGACATCTTCGCCGCGCAGTCAGCCGCGCTGATGGAAGGCATCAAGCAGATGCGTGAGCGCTATCCCAATATCAAGGTAGCTGCTGCCACCCTGCGCCGGGTGCACACGGCCTCACGCAACGACTGGGGCTCGCTCGCGTGGATGGGCAATGCGTTCTACCGCTCGAGGGACTATGCGAACCTCGACATCTACGACCGCATCGGTGGTGGCGATGGTTTTGTGGCAGGACTCATCTACGGCATGCTGCAGGGCAAGGAGCACCAGCTCACGCTCGACATTGCCGCGGCGCACGGGGCGCTGGCGATGTCCACGCCGGGGGATACCAGCATGGCGACGCTGCCAGAGGTGCTGAAGCTGGCGCAGGGCGGGGATGCGAAGGTGCAGCGGTAA